From a single Osmerus mordax isolate fOsmMor3 chromosome 6, fOsmMor3.pri, whole genome shotgun sequence genomic region:
- the tapbpl gene encoding tapasin-related protein isoform X1 produces the protein MESDRQTDTPIRGEWRRNARISQVSFSFSTINGYTDTIPTVFMDTIVENRFGQNALVFKMLGILIIGFLPTCVLADGGADVVLSCSLVEEGGVLGGMGGGGMFTRTPATLVLRDLAVTPDLSPETLTPFVPNPVPDADDIIIEAKVTSPEIPEADLLLHADCNEQEVTCEISRYYPRGSQDDSEPAYFIGSLQVEGGGLGLTLILQTVAVETDQSDPPALVQSKLELPLSQSGTLLTQVVYLVFSRLQSVSAPLGGVVLLDCGFRQQAPPPGPDLGLEWRLQHQGTGRRILELKVGQTGSEVEPVVYVERQGSVVDAALLVGEGNASVSLSTLKVSDEGTYICTVSTGLFQAQQVIQLHVIQPPRVTLSKDKLVFLDTSPQKLSCHCKHYYPLDAQVEWLSLSPSGTEPVLMVDQGSLSSHRQHSDGTLSISSHLILAPTSLPAGTTVTCRVSHHALASPLSISLTVEAPEPDSYWMFLGFLVITGLFFYQVMR, from the exons ATGGAatctgacagacaaacagacacacccataaggggagagtggaggagaaacGCTCGCATTTCGCAGGTTTCATTTTCTTTCAGCACAATCAACGGATACACAGATACAAT CCCTACTGTGTTTATGGACACAATAGTTGAGAACCGTTTCGGACAGAACGCGCTGGTGTTCAAAATGCTGGGCATTTTAATTATTGGGTTCTTGCCGACATGCGTTTTGG CTGATGGAGGTGCAGATGTGGTGCTGTCCTGttctctggtggaggagggtggggtgttggggggaatgggagggggtgggatgttTACTCGCACCCCAGCCACCCTGGTCCTGAGAGACTTGGCTGTGACCCCTGATCTGTCCCCTGAAACACTGACTCCATTCGTCCCTAATCCAGTCCCTGATGCCGATGACATCATCATTGAGGCTAAAG TGACCTCTCCTGAGATCCCGGAGGCCGACCTGCTGCTCCATGCTGACTGCAACGAGCAGGAAGTGACATGTGAGATCAGCCGCTACTACCCCCGTGGTTCCCAGGACGACAGCGAGCCAGCCTACTTCATCGGCTCcctgcaggtggagggaggcggGCTCGGCCTCACGCTGATCCTGCAGACAGTGGCAGTTGAGACTGACCAATCCGATCCGCCAGCTCTCGTTCAAAGCAAACTGGAGCTTCCcctcagccaatcaggaacGTTGCTGACACAGG TGGTGTATTTGGTGTTCTCTCGCTTGCAGTCTGTGTCTGCTCCTCTAGGGGGCGTAGTCCTGCTGGACTGTGGGTTCAGACAGCAGGCTCCGCCCCCAGGGCCGGACCTGGGGCTTGAGTGGCGGCTGCAGCATCAAGGAACAGGAAGGAGAATACTCGAGTTGAAGGTcgggcaaacaggaagtgaggtggaACCCGTCG TATACGTGGAGAGGCAAGGCTCCGTTGTAGACGCCGCCCTGCTGGTGGGCGAGGGGAATGCATCCGTGAGTCTGTCCACACTGAAGGTGTCCGACGAGGGGACCTACATCTGCACCGTCAGCACTGGGCTCTTCCAGGCTCAGCAGGTCATCCAGCTGCACGTCATCC agcCTCCACGCGTCACTCTCTCTAAAGACAAGCTGGTATTTCTGGATACATCGCCCCAGAAATTGAGCTGCCACTGCAAACATTACTACCCGCTGGATGCTcag gtggagtggttgtctctctctccctcaggcacAGAGCCCGTCCTCATGGTAGACCAAGGTTCCCTCTCCAGCCACAGACAGCACAGTGACGggaccctctccatctcctcccaccTCATCCTAGCCCCCACCAGCCTGCCCGCTGGGACCACGGTCACCTGCAGGGTGTCCCACCACGCCCTGGCCTCGCCCCTGTCCATCAGCCTGACCGTGGAGGCACCTGAGCCAG ATTCCTATTGGATGTTCCTGGGCTTCCTGGTCATCACCGGGCTCTTCTTCTATCAAGTTATGAGATAG
- the tapbpl gene encoding tapasin-related protein isoform X3 — MDTIVENRFGQNALVFKMLGILIIGFLPTCVLADGGADVVLSCSLVEEGGVLGGMGGGGMFTRTPATLVLRDLAVTPDLSPETLTPFVPNPVPDADDIIIEAKVTSPEIPEADLLLHADCNEQEVTCEISRYYPRGSQDDSEPAYFIGSLQVEGGGLGLTLILQTVAVETDQSDPPALVQSKLELPLSQSGTLLTQVVYLVFSRLQSVSAPLGGVVLLDCGFRQQAPPPGPDLGLEWRLQHQGTGRRILELKVGQTGSEVEPVVYVERQGSVVDAALLVGEGNASVSLSTLKVSDEGTYICTVSTGLFQAQQVIQLHVIQPPRVTLSKDKLVFLDTSPQKLSCHCKHYYPLDAQVEWLSLSPSGTEPVLMVDQGSLSSHRQHSDGTLSISSHLILAPTSLPAGTTVTCRVSHHALASPLSISLTVEAPEPDSYWMFLGFLVITGLFFYQVMR, encoded by the exons ATGGACACAATAGTTGAGAACCGTTTCGGACAGAACGCGCTGGTGTTCAAAATGCTGGGCATTTTAATTATTGGGTTCTTGCCGACATGCGTTTTGG CTGATGGAGGTGCAGATGTGGTGCTGTCCTGttctctggtggaggagggtggggtgttggggggaatgggagggggtgggatgttTACTCGCACCCCAGCCACCCTGGTCCTGAGAGACTTGGCTGTGACCCCTGATCTGTCCCCTGAAACACTGACTCCATTCGTCCCTAATCCAGTCCCTGATGCCGATGACATCATCATTGAGGCTAAAG TGACCTCTCCTGAGATCCCGGAGGCCGACCTGCTGCTCCATGCTGACTGCAACGAGCAGGAAGTGACATGTGAGATCAGCCGCTACTACCCCCGTGGTTCCCAGGACGACAGCGAGCCAGCCTACTTCATCGGCTCcctgcaggtggagggaggcggGCTCGGCCTCACGCTGATCCTGCAGACAGTGGCAGTTGAGACTGACCAATCCGATCCGCCAGCTCTCGTTCAAAGCAAACTGGAGCTTCCcctcagccaatcaggaacGTTGCTGACACAGG TGGTGTATTTGGTGTTCTCTCGCTTGCAGTCTGTGTCTGCTCCTCTAGGGGGCGTAGTCCTGCTGGACTGTGGGTTCAGACAGCAGGCTCCGCCCCCAGGGCCGGACCTGGGGCTTGAGTGGCGGCTGCAGCATCAAGGAACAGGAAGGAGAATACTCGAGTTGAAGGTcgggcaaacaggaagtgaggtggaACCCGTCG TATACGTGGAGAGGCAAGGCTCCGTTGTAGACGCCGCCCTGCTGGTGGGCGAGGGGAATGCATCCGTGAGTCTGTCCACACTGAAGGTGTCCGACGAGGGGACCTACATCTGCACCGTCAGCACTGGGCTCTTCCAGGCTCAGCAGGTCATCCAGCTGCACGTCATCC agcCTCCACGCGTCACTCTCTCTAAAGACAAGCTGGTATTTCTGGATACATCGCCCCAGAAATTGAGCTGCCACTGCAAACATTACTACCCGCTGGATGCTcag gtggagtggttgtctctctctccctcaggcacAGAGCCCGTCCTCATGGTAGACCAAGGTTCCCTCTCCAGCCACAGACAGCACAGTGACGggaccctctccatctcctcccaccTCATCCTAGCCCCCACCAGCCTGCCCGCTGGGACCACGGTCACCTGCAGGGTGTCCCACCACGCCCTGGCCTCGCCCCTGTCCATCAGCCTGACCGTGGAGGCACCTGAGCCAG ATTCCTATTGGATGTTCCTGGGCTTCCTGGTCATCACCGGGCTCTTCTTCTATCAAGTTATGAGATAG
- the c1s.2 gene encoding complement C1s subcomponent, which translates to MCSNRFDRHQMTSMQRLSLCLILLPHYAFSVLLGWVESPGYPRGYPPFASTNWSRCAPPGHIISLRLIHLHLEDSADCDHDALEIFADENRLEKLCGKMSPDELDSSVNPLLSSSMGGCLSLSFRSDYSNTKRHTGFRGFYTLQDFDECYDDPDNGCTQFCHNHIGGYRCSCRPGYYLETDEHTCRVSCSEDLSGALRGVISTPSRPGPYAENAQCSYTLSVEDHLQLVLEFMGEFDVEQGPEGQCVDTLTIKTPSKVLGTYCGHVAPPPVHTGSHHAHILFSSDGYGTNTGFTIHYSTKAKTCPGFVTTGATMTPELPEYKHGNKVNVRCELGKILNSDARKKTHSDVLYESICQRTGKWSPAYHCESVDCGVPDIPEEDILQVTESDPSTLYGDKVQFRCRSKYYTLEGEDEYTCNVSGHWISETGQGNFPKCIEVCGRTESELESSGRIWGGDVAKLRDIPWQLLMLHPKRAGATLINDRWAITAAHVVDKNEELTQTIYGGVIDGVKARERHPEVAVLQVKKIIIHPGYANGFENSVRTNYDNDIALIQLTERVTLGPTLLPICLPEPDEELEADTLGTVSGWGATEKREQSKMLRHTDVAVYTTSKCEDTPRIEEKPLVFTGNMFCAGKDGHDSCRGDSGGPFVVPRLGNHNKPHRLMGVVSWGSHCKEDGDFKGYYTKVSKYLGWIKETIEKEENDED; encoded by the exons ATGTGTTCAAATAGATTTGATCGCCATCAGATGACCAGCATGCAGAGACTGAG cctctgcctcatCCTTCTGCCTCACTATGCCTTCTCGGTGCTCTTGGGGTGGGTGGAGTCTCCAGGTTATCCCCGTGGTTACCCACCCTTTGCCAGTACCAATTGGAGCAGGTGTGCTCCACCTGGCCACATCATCTCCCTCAGGTTGATTCACCTCCACCTGGAGGACAGCGCTGACTGTGACCACGATGCCTTGGAG ATCTTTGCAGATGAAAACCGTCTAGAAAAACTGTGTGGTAAAATGTCGCCTGACGAGCTGGATTCTTCAGTCaatcccctgctctcctcctccatgggtgggtgtctctctctctcgttccgcTCAGACTACTCCAACACCAAGAGACACACTGGATTCAGAGGCTTCTACACTCTGCAAG ACTTTGATGAATGCTACGACGACCCAGATAACGGCTGCACCCAGTTCTGCCACAACCACATCGGCGGTTACCGCTGTTCCTGTCGCCCCGGTTACTACCTCGAGACAGACGAGCACACTTGCAGAG TGAGCTGCTCTGAGGACCTGTCTGGTGCGCTGCGGGGTGTGATCTCCACCCCCTCTAGACCCGGCCCGTACGCGGAGAACGCCCAGTGCTCCTACACTCTCTCTGTGGAGGACCACCTGCAGCTGGTGCTGGAGTTCATGGGGGAGTTTGACGTGGAGCAGGGGCCCGAGGGCCAGTGTGTGGACACCCTGACG ATTAAGACTCCCTCGAAGGTTCTGGGGACATATTGCGGCCACGTGGCTCCGCCCCCTGtccacacagggtcacaccacGCCCacattctcttctcctctgatgGCTATGGCACCAACACTGGCTTTACAATACACTACTCTACCAAAG CAAAGACATGTCCAGGGTTTGTGACTACCGGTGCTACGATGACCCCTGAACTTCCTGAATATAAACATGGCAACAAAGTCAACGTCCGCTGTGAGCTCGGGAAAATCTTGAATTCTGATGCT CGCAAAAAGACCCATAGTGACGTGTTGTACGAGTCGATATGTCAGAGGACAGGCAAGTGGAGTCCAGCGTACCACTGTGAAT CTGTGGACTGCGGAGTGCCAGATATCCCCGAAGAAGACATTCTCCAGGTGACCGAGTCTGACCCGAGCACGTTGTACGGTGACAAGGTGCAGTTCAGGTGCAGGTCCAAGTACTACACACTAGAGGGAGAAG aTGAATACACCTGCAATGTCAGTGGACATTGGATATCAGAGACAGGCCAGGGCAACTTTCCAAAATGCATTGAAG TGTGCGGGCGGACGGAGAGCGAGCTTGAAAGCAGCGGGAGGATTTGGGGAGGTGATGTTGCGAAGCTTCGCGACATACCGTGGCAGCTTCTGATGCTGCATCCAAAAAGAGCAGGGGCGACACTGATCAACGATCGCTGGGCCATCACAGCTGCTCACGTCGTGGACAAAAATGAAGAACTAACACAAACTATCTATGGTGGAGTGATAGATGGAGTAAAGGCAAGAGAACGTCACCCTGAAGTAGCTGTCTTACAAGTTAAAAAGATAATAATTCATCCCGGCTATGCAAATGGTTTTGAAAATTCTGTACGCACTAACTACGACAACGATATCGCCCTTATCCAACTGACCGAGAGAGTGACGCTTGGGCCCACTCTCctgcctatctgcctgcctgagCCCGATGAAGAGCTGGAGGCCGATACTTTAGGCACTGTTTCAGGGTGGGGAGCAACTGAAAAAAGGGAGCAAAGCAAAATGTTACGTCATACTGATGTGGCTGTATACACTACTAGTAAGTGTGAAGACACACCTCGTATTGAAGAAAAGCCCTTGGTCTTCACTGGCAACATGTTCTGCGCTGGAAAGGATGGGCATGATAGCTGTAGAGGAGATAGCGGAGGTCCATTTGTCGTACCCAGATTAGGGAACCACAACAAACCGCACCGTCTAATGGGGGTCGTGTCGTGGGGCTCCCACTGTAAAGAGGATGGAGACTTCAAGGGGTATTACACCAAGGTGAGTAAGTATTTAGGCTGGATCAAGGAGACaatagagaaggaggagaatgaCGAAGACTAA
- the tapbpl gene encoding tapasin-related protein isoform X2, with protein sequence MSTLFSPTVFMDTIVENRFGQNALVFKMLGILIIGFLPTCVLADGGADVVLSCSLVEEGGVLGGMGGGGMFTRTPATLVLRDLAVTPDLSPETLTPFVPNPVPDADDIIIEAKVTSPEIPEADLLLHADCNEQEVTCEISRYYPRGSQDDSEPAYFIGSLQVEGGGLGLTLILQTVAVETDQSDPPALVQSKLELPLSQSGTLLTQVVYLVFSRLQSVSAPLGGVVLLDCGFRQQAPPPGPDLGLEWRLQHQGTGRRILELKVGQTGSEVEPVVYVERQGSVVDAALLVGEGNASVSLSTLKVSDEGTYICTVSTGLFQAQQVIQLHVIQPPRVTLSKDKLVFLDTSPQKLSCHCKHYYPLDAQVEWLSLSPSGTEPVLMVDQGSLSSHRQHSDGTLSISSHLILAPTSLPAGTTVTCRVSHHALASPLSISLTVEAPEPDSYWMFLGFLVITGLFFYQVMR encoded by the exons ATGTCTACGTTGTTTAGCCCTACTGTGTTTATGGACACAATAGTTGAGAACCGTTTCGGACAGAACGCGCTGGTGTTCAAAATGCTGGGCATTTTAATTATTGGGTTCTTGCCGACATGCGTTTTGG CTGATGGAGGTGCAGATGTGGTGCTGTCCTGttctctggtggaggagggtggggtgttggggggaatgggagggggtgggatgttTACTCGCACCCCAGCCACCCTGGTCCTGAGAGACTTGGCTGTGACCCCTGATCTGTCCCCTGAAACACTGACTCCATTCGTCCCTAATCCAGTCCCTGATGCCGATGACATCATCATTGAGGCTAAAG TGACCTCTCCTGAGATCCCGGAGGCCGACCTGCTGCTCCATGCTGACTGCAACGAGCAGGAAGTGACATGTGAGATCAGCCGCTACTACCCCCGTGGTTCCCAGGACGACAGCGAGCCAGCCTACTTCATCGGCTCcctgcaggtggagggaggcggGCTCGGCCTCACGCTGATCCTGCAGACAGTGGCAGTTGAGACTGACCAATCCGATCCGCCAGCTCTCGTTCAAAGCAAACTGGAGCTTCCcctcagccaatcaggaacGTTGCTGACACAGG TGGTGTATTTGGTGTTCTCTCGCTTGCAGTCTGTGTCTGCTCCTCTAGGGGGCGTAGTCCTGCTGGACTGTGGGTTCAGACAGCAGGCTCCGCCCCCAGGGCCGGACCTGGGGCTTGAGTGGCGGCTGCAGCATCAAGGAACAGGAAGGAGAATACTCGAGTTGAAGGTcgggcaaacaggaagtgaggtggaACCCGTCG TATACGTGGAGAGGCAAGGCTCCGTTGTAGACGCCGCCCTGCTGGTGGGCGAGGGGAATGCATCCGTGAGTCTGTCCACACTGAAGGTGTCCGACGAGGGGACCTACATCTGCACCGTCAGCACTGGGCTCTTCCAGGCTCAGCAGGTCATCCAGCTGCACGTCATCC agcCTCCACGCGTCACTCTCTCTAAAGACAAGCTGGTATTTCTGGATACATCGCCCCAGAAATTGAGCTGCCACTGCAAACATTACTACCCGCTGGATGCTcag gtggagtggttgtctctctctccctcaggcacAGAGCCCGTCCTCATGGTAGACCAAGGTTCCCTCTCCAGCCACAGACAGCACAGTGACGggaccctctccatctcctcccaccTCATCCTAGCCCCCACCAGCCTGCCCGCTGGGACCACGGTCACCTGCAGGGTGTCCCACCACGCCCTGGCCTCGCCCCTGTCCATCAGCCTGACCGTGGAGGCACCTGAGCCAG ATTCCTATTGGATGTTCCTGGGCTTCCTGGTCATCACCGGGCTCTTCTTCTATCAAGTTATGAGATAG
- the c1r gene encoding complement component 1, r subcomponent has product MYGELHSPQYPQPYPGGLTETWDLQVPEGFQIQLTFTHLDIEPSANCYYDAVSVLHDQKILGRFCGQENSAEGHHPGNQPILYPGNRLTLVFQSDETNPELHQPIGFSAHYQAKDIDECSAPAPEDGTGPLCSQLCHNTLGSYLCSCHHGYNLRPDQRTCVLSCGGGIFDEPEGAFTSPGYPEPSPLGMSCQYVISVELGFTVTLNFTSNFHIESIDTQQGPSCLYHWLQVTIPGREPQKLCGGQSPGLMATNSNNVKLDYQTDWAGMSRGWSLQYSTQRVQCPPPSAVVHGRVTPIFKEYFYRDYIQVRCDQGYKLMMDGNEIHSYSSMCKNNGQWHLSLPECQILDCGRPEPLLNGGVTFISGADDQYLSVIQYYCNEPHYTLLGAATVSYTCAADRKWRHGQGSPIIPTCIPVCGRPTESLSKRHGRILGGDEAPEGSIPWQVLLSVDGNRGGGMVVGDRWVMTAAHNLFKPNGALLPNVVKVFMGGNNAEEISKHPPAAVSSLHLHPDYNNPNKDNYNHDIALIKLQQTITFQDSIMPICLTVENATYESTQIGFASGFGITEDKISNKLRYVGLPVVEQETCQESIKKAKTTTHFSENMFCAGFPEGKKDSCQGDSGGPFSLRKGDRFWAAGIISWGIGCGEAGKYGVYTRVGNYLDWIQKTMREN; this is encoded by the exons ATGTACGGAGAGCTGCATTCACCCCAGTACCCTCAGCCTTACCCCGGGggtctgacagagacatgggacCTCCAGGTGCCTGAGGGCTTCCAGATCCAGCTCACCTTCACACACTTGGACATCGAGCCTTCCGCAAACTGTTACTACGACGCCGTGTCG GTTCTGCACGACCAGAAGATCCTGGGGAGGTTCTGCGGCCAGGAAAACTCTGCTGAGGGACATCACCCCGGCAACCAGCCTATCTTGTATCCCGGCAACAGGCTCACCCTTGTTTTTCAGTCGGACGAAACTAACCCTGAGCTGCACCAGCCGATTGGCTTCTCTGCTCACTACCAGGCCAAAG atataGATGAGTGTTCTGCTCCCGCCCCTGAGGATGGGACAGGTCCACTCTGCTCTCAGCTTTGCCACAACACCCTGGGCTCCTACCTCTGCTCCTGTCACCATGGCTACAACCTCAGACCTGACCagcgcacctgtgtgt TGTCCTGTGGCGGGGGTATTTTCGATGAGCCTGAGGGGGCGTTCACCAGTCCAGGGTACCCTGAGCCTTCCCCCCTCGGAATGTCCTGTCAGTATGTCATCTCTGTGGAGCTTGGCTTTACCGTGACCCTCAACTTCACCAGCAACTTTCACATAGAGAGCATAGACACCCAGCAGGGACCCAGCTGTCTGTACCACTGGCTTCAG GTGACCATCCCTGGTAGGGAGCCCCAGAAGTTATGTGGGGGGCAGAGTCCAGGACTGATGGCGACCAACTCCAACAATGTCAAGCTGGACTACCAAACAGACTGGGCTGGGATGAGCAGGGGCTGGAGCCTGCAGTACAGCACTCAGA GGGTTCAGTGTCCCCCCCCCAGTGCCGTGGTCCATGGTCGAGTCACTCCTATCTTCAAAGAGTACTTCTACAGAGATTACATCCAAGTGCGCTGTGACCAGGGCTATAAACTCATGATG GATGGTAACGAGATCCACAGTTATTCATCCATGTGTAAGAACAACGGACAGTGGCACCTTTCTCTTCCAGAGTGCCAAA TACTGGACTGTGGGAGGCCTGAGCCGTTACTGAACGGAGGGGTGACATTCATATCTGGAGCCGATGACCAGTACCTCTCAGTCATCCAGTACTACTGTAACGAGCCACACTACACCCTTCTAGGGGCAGCAACAG TGAGCTATACCTGCGCAGCAGATAGGAAGTGGAGACACGGCCAGGGAAGCCCCATCATCCCTACGTGCATACCAG TGTGTGGCCGGCCCACAGAGTCCCTCTCAAAGAGACACGGCCGGATCTTAGGAGGGGATGAGGCCCCTGAAGGCTCGATCCCTTGGCAGGTGTTGCTAAGTGTGGACGGGaatagaggaggggggatggtggTCGGAGACCGCTGGGTCATGACTGCGGCACATAACTTATTCAAACCAAATGGTGCTCTACTGCCAAATGTTGTTAAG GTTTTCATGGGAGGTAATAATGCTGAAGAAATCAGTAAACACCCTCCAGCTGCTGTAAGTTCTCTTCACCTCCACCCAGACTACAACAACCCCAACAAAGATAACTACAATCATGACATTGCTTTGATCAAACTTCAACAAACAATCACGTTCCAAGATTCCATCATGCCAATTTGTTTGACAGTTGAAAATGCTACGTATGAAAGTACACAGATTGG ATTTGCCTCAGGCTTCGGAATCACAGAAGATAAAATTTCCAATAAACTGCGATACGTAGGTCTTCCTGTGGTTGAACAAGAAACTTGTCAAGAGTCTATCAAAAAGGCCAAAACAACTACACATTTCTCTGAGAACATGTTCTGCGCTGGATTTCCTGAGGGGAAAAAGGACTCCTGCCAGGGGGACAGTGGTGGACCGTTCTCCCTGAGGAAGGGGGATCGGTTTTGGGCAGCTGGTATTATCAGCTGGGGAATTGGTTGTGGAGAAGCAGGAAAATATGGAGTCTACACCCGTGTTGGGAACTACCTAGACTGGATCCAGAAGACCATGCGTGAAAACTGA
- the LOC136944465 gene encoding lymphocyte activation gene 3 protein-like: MSKMSVWQYLSVLGATLLVTGVWCESTEVFVEVGSQAILPCVSRPPPHTAAVINWSRYHGGTIWRKKKSGLEYWDSSAQRVRCSHSHTGDYSLYIKEVREEDAGEYRCRVEDGKQLIIKNIILRVIKASFSPKDPLDGDTLSIACGVKPWPWGATVSWRLNGEPFLVHDHGFTEENFASGPFYLKGRASGNVTGNWTCAVHQKGREATVTRALTVRGIVSPSRDSSRVYAAVGSAVTLPCVFTSGLAPSGVLWERTAKGSLSASAVVPILPPSANLSSTASQAPWDRSVVVAEVGVEDGGGYRCSGSVTGKKLGRGMHLVTAQVLRNSPTSRRAPVTLTCHLSDASEVTDYSWVQLTPVLNGTQSAIPFPSNGKVLNIGAVTEKTAGEWACLFYGKQGMLGNVTYDLQLMSGLSGVEETSSGAGPAVGLVLLLLIALLVVVQMCKNEQRKRNILRFPALETIVHAHSNEREDSERSRVKDDEISK; this comes from the exons ATGAGTAAAATGTCTGTGTGGCAATATCTAAGTGTTTTGGGAGCCACTCTCTTAGTGACAG GGGTTTGGTGTGAGTCCACAGAAGTCTTTGTGGAGGTCGGGTCGCAAGCCATCTTACCCTGTGTGAGTCGTCCTCCTCCACATACTGCAGCAGTCATCAACTGGTCCAGGTACCATGGAGG CACCAtttggaggaagaagaagagtggATTGGAGTACTGGGATAGTTCTGCCCAACGTGTCAGATGTTCCCATTCCCATACTGGAGACTACAGCCTGTACATCAAAGAAGTGAGGGAAGAAGATGCAGGGGAGTACAGATGCCGTGTGGAGGACGGCAAACAGCTCATCATAAAAAACATTATTCTCAGGGTTATCAAAG CGTCATTCTCGCCAAAGGACCCGTTGGACGGCGACACTCTGTCCATCGCTTGCGGCGTGAAGCCGTGGCCGTGGGGGGCCACGGTGAGCTGGAGGCTCAACGGAGAGCCCTTTCTTGTCCACGACCACGGCTTCACCGAAGAGAACTTCGCCAGCGGTCCCTTCTACTTGAAGGGCAGAGCCTCTGGAAACGTGACGGGGAACTGGACTTGCGCCGTGCatcagaaggggagagaggcgaCGGTCACCCGGGCACTGACAGTCAGAG gtaTCGTCAGCCCCTCCAGGGACAGCAGCAGAGTGTACGCGGCCGTGGGGTCTGCAGTCACCCTCCCGTGTGTGTTCACCTCTGGACTCGCTCCTTCCGGCGTGCTGTGGGAGAGGACGGCCAAGGGGTCCCTCTCTGCGTCGGCCGTGGttcctatcctccctccctccgccaatCTGTCCTCCACGGCCTCCCAGGCCCCCTGGGACCGGTCGGTCGTCGTggcggaggtgggggtggaggatgggggcgGGTACAGGTGCTCGGGGTCTGTCACGGGCAAGAAGCTGGGCAGAGGGATGCATCTGGTCACAGCACAAG tGCTCCGCAACTCTCCGACTTCGAGGAGGGCTCCCGTGACACTGACCTGTCACCTTAGCGACGCCAGCGAAGTCACTGACTACAGTTGGGTTCAGCTGACCCCTGTCCTCAATGGCACCCAATCTGCGATTCCTTTCCCTTCCAATGGGAAGGTTCTTAACATCGGCGCTGTGACAGAGAAGACCGCTGGTGAATGGGCTTGTCTCTTCTACGGAAAGCAAGGGATGCTGGGAAATGTGACTTACGATTTACAACTGATGA GTGGTCTGAGCGGGGTTGAGGAGACCTCCAGTGGAGCTGGCCCGGCGGTTGGCCTTGTCTTACTCCTCTTAATAGCATTGTTGGTTGTGGTCCAGATGTGCAAAAACGAGCAGAGG AAGAGGAATATTCTACGCTTCCCGGCTTTGGAGACCATCGTCCACGCTCACTCCAACGAGAGGGAGGACAGCGAGAGGAGCAGAGTGAAAGATGATGAAATCTCAAAATAG